A genomic region of Elephas maximus indicus isolate mEleMax1 chromosome 10, mEleMax1 primary haplotype, whole genome shotgun sequence contains the following coding sequences:
- the LOC126084415 gene encoding transmembrane and coiled-coil domain-containing protein 5B-like, producing MKEVGQDPSDNVYDMMEIPKLEVTKQNLDYLNSYLEKDLQRLDEANQVCLRKIQEKEEAIESLERELALSLELAKAKEELNDSVSEEEAPRDLALETAKLEKNNKILTKSVLELQKKILRKFNDVGLDKETLRQMLTDLKLRLQKATESCAKQEKKLVKTENDYQSVHQLCEDKAHYIKKYQEILRKVEKEKEMVLLEKEVSKAQNDTFQIVKPGSVLLQTIQTNVEKTIIKEQRRIFGHRHFRCLVFMITIFIRLLGCVLFHIQYINPHLLVDILPVVMSRGTLKRLRDFLFPFLTLEVEEVLPH from the exons ATGAAAGAAGTTGGACAGGACCCATCGGATAATGT GTATGATATGATGGAAATACCAAAATTAGAAGTCACAAAACAGAACCTTGACTACCTGAACTCCTACCTTGAAAAGGACCTGCAGAGGCTGGATGAGGCAAATCAGGTTTGTCTGAGAAAAATTCAAGAGAAAGAAGAAGCTATTGAAAG TCTAGAAAGAGAGCTTGCCCTGTCACTAGAACTAGCCAAGGCGAAGGAGGAGCTGAATGACAGTGTATCTGAGGAGGAAGCCCCGAGGGACTTGGCATTAGAGACAGCAAAACTG gaaaaaaataataagattctAACCAAGAGTGTGCTGGAGCTTCAGAAGAAG ATTTTGAGGAAATTTAATGATGTTGGCCTTGATAAAGAAACCTTAAGGCAGATGTTGACAGACTTGAAG TTGAGACTACAAAAGGCAACAGAGTCCTGtgcaaagcaagaaaaaaagctGGTCAAG acAGAAAACGACTACCAATCTGTGCATCAGCTCTGTGAGGACAAGGCCCACTACATAAAG AAATACCAGGAAATTCTGAGAAAGgtggaaaaggaaaaggagatgGTGCTTCTTGAAAAAGAAGT ATCCAAAGCCCAGAACGACACCTTCCAAATAGTGAAACCTGGATCAGTTTTGCTGCAGACCATCCAAACCAACGTG GAGAAGACCATCATTAAGGAACAGAGAAGGATCTTTGGGCACAG GCATTTTCGGTGTCTTGTCTTCATGATCACAATCTTCATTAGGTTGCTGGGTTGTGTGCTTTTCCACATACAGTACATAAACCCTCACCTTCTTGTGGACATCCTGCCCGTGGTAATGAGCAGGGGCACCTTGAAGAGGTTGCGGGActtccttttccccttcctcaCTCTGGAGGTGGAGGAAGTTCTGCCGCACTAG